From Myxococcales bacterium, the proteins below share one genomic window:
- a CDS encoding murein L,D-transpeptidase catalytic domain family protein, with protein MLLRAPLRALALALALAATACSAEVGPEDDAAEEADGEGGEQVSEEALRLGDANRQGFKEPQFSAAEKAAVLARYGSIDPNREVPRVLLENALQYYDFNKSRLKVKDVITIIDFSQHSSKRRMYIVDMETGRVERHVVAHGSGSDPENDGTPRRFSNVEGSLQSSLGYYVTAETYEGKWGYSLRLDGLSATNSQVRKRAVVMHGASYVVDGKSLQGRSWGCPAIPMNERTAIINQVKGGSLLYADLPNR; from the coding sequence ATGCTCCTTCGCGCTCCCCTCCGTGCCCTCGCCCTCGCCCTCGCCCTCGCCGCCACCGCGTGCAGCGCCGAAGTCGGCCCCGAAGACGACGCGGCCGAAGAGGCCGACGGCGAAGGTGGCGAGCAGGTGAGCGAAGAGGCGCTTCGCCTCGGCGACGCGAACCGCCAGGGCTTCAAGGAGCCTCAGTTCTCTGCGGCCGAGAAGGCGGCGGTGCTCGCGCGCTACGGCAGCATCGACCCGAACCGCGAGGTGCCGCGGGTGCTGCTCGAGAACGCCCTCCAGTACTACGACTTCAACAAGTCGCGCCTGAAGGTCAAAGACGTCATCACCATCATCGACTTCTCTCAGCACTCGTCGAAGCGGCGCATGTACATCGTCGACATGGAGACCGGGCGCGTCGAACGCCACGTGGTCGCGCACGGCTCGGGCAGCGATCCCGAGAACGACGGCACCCCGCGGCGCTTCTCGAACGTGGAAGGGTCGCTCCAATCTTCGCTCGGGTACTACGTGACGGCGGAGACCTACGAGGGGAAGTGGGGCTACTCCCTCCGCCTCGACGGCCTCTCGGCCACGAACTCCCAGGTCCGCAAGCGGGCCGTGGTCATGCACGGCGCGAGCTACGTCGTCGACGGCAAGTCGCTCCAGGGGCGCTCGTGGGGGTGCCCGGCGATCCCGATGAACGAGCGGACCGCGATCATCAACCAGGTGAAGGGCGGGAGCCTCCTCTACGCGGATCTCCCGAACCGCTGA
- a CDS encoding DEAD/DEAH box helicase: protein MPKGKTQAVTDPLAPFSGATRRWFRGSLGEPTRAQALAWDHIAHGRSVLLSAPTGSGKTLAAFLYAIDRLSFGPAPSSPSEALRVLYVSPLKALAVDVERNLRAPLAGIDALASHDGERVRPVTVGVRTGDTSTKERAAHIKSPPDILVTTPESLYLMLSGRARKVLASIDTVIVDEIHQLAGEKRGAHFFLSLERLEALREAARPMCPKLLRIGLSATQKPLELVAEVLGGRHGDAPREVAIEAAPSDKRYRVVVGVPEGAFVGEGALDPDERRAMSAWPKLHARLYETLMAKRSTMIFVNSRRLAERLASALNDLDAETRPLAEGEVRPPLALAHHGSLAHDAREEIEDKLKRGELRAIVATSSLELGIDMGAVDQVVQIESPPSVASGIQRIGRAGHSVGAVSEGLLLPKHKADLLAAVAAKRAIEEGDIEPTRAPKNPLDVLAQQIVAIVATGLSIADIEAPEPVHVDTLFSLVRRAAAFGELPRTAFDGVLDMLSGRYPSADFSELRPRLTWDRRTGLLRPRPFAKKLAVLNAGTIPERGLYGVFLDRGGEEGAGPKSRRVGELDEEMVFELREGDTFFLGASSWKVTDISKDRVLVVPAPGTEGRPPFWHGDKLGRAMTFGTRIGGLTRELASRDEDDARAFLETTLGIEPEGARVLAEYVHQGLREAGHVPTDKTIVVERFQDELGDHRICILSPFGARVHAPWSIAIRAAISAVRDGDVEAVYTDDGITLRVPEGDAPPALDTLLHDPVAVVDLVTREVGHTALFAARFREAAGRALLLPKRTPGKRTPLWALRKKASDLMAVASRFPEFPLMLEVHRECLADAFDMPGLVSVLEAIKARKIAVRVVDTKVPSTFAKSLLFSFVGNFLYDGDAPLAERRAQALLVDPDELRALLGEGEMRKLLDPKLSDALEDELQRRAFPLGSADALHDLLLYVGDLSRHEVRARFTTREGAEEAIAELLRDKRATEVRIAEELRLVAVEDASRYRDGLGVVLPHGIPLVFLEKSSDPRVSLFARYARTHAPFSARTIGARYGLSIDAVVQAFEPLVRDGRVARGAFLPEGDGSPEYADREILKALRRRTLFALRHEVAPVEAAVFARFSLAWHGVATVHEAPKERERSSADPDRLLEAIERLEACPLPLSVLEADVLPARVPGYRPWDLDALLASGEVRWEGIEALGTNDGRIALTLGENADTLGRRPTDVPLSELAEKVLALFEARGALFFHDVSRAMGGFPNDLAAALHELVWAGHLTNDTLEPLRSAFAATHSDRRKTRPSRPLARTARRAVLPGTEGRFSVRPRELAATPTERRTALTKRLLERHGVLLREALGYEGVAGGFSALYDVLSALEDRGMCRRGYFVEGRGTTQFALPGADDRLRAARESDGDALHWVSAVDPAFAYGAALPFPETRPSAHPTRSAGAHAALVDGVLAAWVSRGGDGLVTFPGAHGGDGRLAADLAARALSRVLAALSGRGMRAFSLRTIDGLDATSHPERSTFEQHGFQRRGDALVLAHDGRGRADMPEVRP, encoded by the coding sequence GTGCCGAAGGGAAAAACTCAGGCGGTCACCGATCCGCTCGCGCCCTTCTCGGGGGCGACTCGGCGATGGTTCCGTGGCTCGCTCGGCGAGCCGACGCGCGCGCAAGCCCTCGCGTGGGACCACATCGCCCACGGACGCTCCGTGCTCCTCTCGGCCCCTACGGGCTCGGGCAAGACGCTCGCGGCCTTTCTCTATGCGATCGATCGCCTGTCGTTCGGTCCCGCCCCGAGCTCGCCGAGCGAGGCGCTCCGGGTCCTCTACGTGTCGCCGCTCAAGGCGCTGGCCGTCGACGTGGAGAGAAACCTGAGGGCGCCTCTCGCCGGCATCGACGCGCTCGCCTCGCACGACGGAGAGCGCGTACGACCCGTCACGGTGGGCGTGCGCACCGGCGACACCTCGACGAAGGAGCGCGCGGCCCACATCAAGAGCCCGCCGGACATCTTGGTGACGACGCCCGAGTCGCTCTACTTGATGCTCTCCGGGCGCGCGCGGAAGGTGCTCGCCTCGATCGACACCGTCATCGTGGACGAGATCCACCAGCTCGCCGGCGAGAAACGCGGGGCCCACTTCTTCCTGTCGCTCGAACGGCTCGAGGCCTTGCGCGAGGCGGCGCGCCCCATGTGCCCGAAGCTCCTCCGCATCGGCCTCTCGGCCACGCAGAAGCCGCTCGAGCTCGTCGCGGAGGTGCTCGGCGGGCGGCACGGAGACGCCCCCCGCGAGGTCGCCATCGAGGCCGCCCCGAGCGACAAACGATACCGCGTGGTCGTGGGCGTGCCCGAAGGCGCCTTCGTAGGTGAAGGTGCGCTCGACCCGGACGAGCGACGCGCGATGTCGGCGTGGCCGAAGCTCCACGCGCGCCTCTACGAGACGCTGATGGCGAAGCGGTCGACCATGATCTTCGTGAACAGCCGGCGCCTCGCGGAGCGCCTCGCGTCGGCCCTGAACGACCTCGACGCCGAGACGAGACCGCTCGCAGAGGGAGAGGTGAGGCCCCCGCTCGCGCTCGCGCATCACGGCTCTCTCGCCCACGACGCCCGCGAGGAGATCGAGGACAAGCTCAAACGGGGAGAGCTGCGGGCGATCGTCGCCACGTCGTCGCTGGAGCTCGGCATCGACATGGGCGCCGTGGATCAGGTCGTGCAGATCGAGTCCCCGCCTTCGGTAGCGTCGGGCATCCAGCGCATCGGGCGCGCGGGGCACTCGGTCGGCGCGGTCTCCGAGGGCCTGCTCTTGCCGAAGCACAAGGCGGACCTCTTGGCCGCGGTCGCCGCCAAACGGGCGATCGAAGAGGGGGATATCGAGCCCACACGCGCGCCGAAGAACCCGCTCGACGTGCTCGCGCAGCAGATCGTCGCCATCGTCGCGACCGGCCTGTCGATCGCCGACATCGAGGCGCCCGAGCCCGTCCACGTCGACACGCTGTTTTCGCTCGTGCGCCGCGCGGCAGCCTTCGGGGAGTTGCCGCGGACCGCCTTCGACGGCGTGCTCGACATGCTGTCCGGCAGGTATCCCTCGGCCGACTTCTCGGAGCTCCGCCCGAGGCTCACCTGGGACAGGCGCACGGGGCTCCTCCGGCCCCGGCCCTTCGCGAAGAAGCTCGCCGTGCTCAACGCTGGGACGATCCCCGAGCGGGGCCTCTACGGGGTGTTCCTCGACCGAGGGGGGGAAGAGGGCGCGGGCCCGAAGAGCCGCCGGGTCGGCGAGCTCGACGAAGAGATGGTGTTCGAGCTGCGCGAGGGAGACACGTTCTTCCTCGGCGCCTCGTCGTGGAAGGTGACCGACATCTCGAAGGACCGCGTGCTCGTGGTGCCCGCGCCGGGCACCGAGGGTCGACCCCCGTTCTGGCACGGCGACAAGCTCGGGCGCGCGATGACCTTCGGCACACGGATCGGCGGGCTCACCCGGGAGCTCGCCTCCCGCGACGAGGACGACGCGCGCGCCTTCTTGGAAACGACGCTCGGCATCGAGCCCGAAGGAGCGCGCGTGCTCGCCGAGTACGTGCACCAGGGTCTACGCGAGGCGGGCCACGTCCCCACGGACAAGACCATCGTCGTCGAGCGTTTCCAGGACGAGCTCGGAGATCACCGCATCTGCATCCTGTCGCCGTTCGGGGCCCGCGTGCACGCGCCTTGGTCGATCGCCATCCGCGCGGCCATCTCCGCCGTGCGCGATGGGGACGTCGAGGCCGTCTACACGGACGACGGGATCACGCTCCGGGTCCCCGAGGGCGACGCTCCTCCCGCGCTCGACACGCTCCTCCACGATCCTGTCGCGGTCGTCGACCTCGTGACTCGGGAGGTGGGGCACACGGCGCTCTTCGCGGCGCGGTTCCGTGAGGCCGCCGGGCGCGCGCTGCTCTTGCCGAAGCGCACCCCGGGCAAACGCACCCCGCTATGGGCCCTGCGCAAAAAAGCCAGTGATCTCATGGCGGTAGCGTCACGCTTCCCCGAGTTCCCGCTCATGCTCGAGGTGCACCGCGAGTGCCTCGCCGACGCGTTCGACATGCCCGGCCTCGTGTCCGTCCTCGAGGCCATCAAGGCGCGCAAGATCGCCGTGCGCGTGGTGGACACGAAGGTCCCGTCGACGTTCGCGAAGAGCCTGCTCTTCTCGTTCGTGGGAAACTTCCTCTACGACGGAGACGCGCCCTTGGCCGAGAGGCGCGCGCAAGCCCTGCTGGTCGATCCCGACGAGCTCCGAGCGCTGCTCGGTGAAGGGGAGATGCGCAAGCTCCTCGATCCGAAGCTCTCCGACGCGCTCGAGGACGAGCTCCAGCGGCGGGCCTTCCCCCTCGGATCGGCCGACGCGCTCCACGATCTGTTGCTCTACGTCGGCGACCTGTCCCGGCACGAGGTGCGCGCGCGGTTCACGACCCGTGAAGGCGCCGAAGAGGCCATCGCCGAGCTCTTGCGCGACAAACGAGCCACCGAGGTGCGTATCGCCGAGGAGCTCCGCCTCGTCGCGGTCGAGGACGCGTCACGCTACCGCGACGGGCTCGGGGTCGTCCTCCCTCACGGGATCCCGCTCGTCTTCCTCGAGAAGTCGAGCGATCCGCGGGTGAGCCTCTTCGCGCGGTACGCCCGCACCCACGCGCCCTTCTCGGCGCGCACCATCGGAGCGCGGTACGGCCTCTCGATCGACGCGGTGGTCCAAGCGTTCGAGCCGCTCGTGCGCGACGGTCGGGTCGCTCGGGGAGCCTTTTTGCCCGAGGGAGATGGCTCCCCCGAGTACGCCGACCGCGAGATCTTGAAGGCGCTGCGGAGGCGGACGCTCTTCGCGCTGAGGCACGAGGTCGCGCCCGTGGAGGCCGCCGTGTTCGCGCGCTTCTCCCTGGCGTGGCATGGCGTCGCCACGGTGCACGAGGCGCCGAAGGAGCGAGAGCGAAGCTCGGCCGATCCGGACCGCCTGCTCGAGGCCATCGAGAGGCTCGAGGCGTGCCCGCTGCCCCTGTCGGTCCTCGAAGCCGACGTGCTCCCCGCGCGTGTGCCCGGCTACCGGCCGTGGGATCTCGACGCGCTCCTCGCCTCGGGGGAGGTGCGATGGGAGGGCATCGAGGCGCTCGGCACGAACGACGGGAGGATCGCGCTCACCCTCGGCGAGAACGCCGATACGCTGGGCAGGCGGCCGACCGACGTGCCCCTCTCCGAGCTCGCGGAGAAGGTCCTCGCCCTCTTCGAGGCCCGAGGGGCGCTCTTCTTTCACGACGTCTCGCGCGCGATGGGAGGCTTCCCGAACGACCTCGCCGCCGCTCTCCACGAGCTCGTGTGGGCCGGTCACCTCACGAACGACACCCTCGAGCCGCTGCGGAGCGCGTTCGCCGCCACCCACTCCGATCGCCGGAAGACACGGCCTTCGAGGCCCCTCGCGCGGACGGCTCGGCGGGCCGTGCTCCCGGGCACGGAGGGCCGCTTCTCGGTGCGCCCACGCGAGCTCGCGGCGACCCCCACCGAGCGGAGGACGGCCCTGACGAAGCGCCTGCTCGAGCGTCACGGCGTGCTGCTCCGCGAGGCGCTCGGGTACGAGGGCGTCGCCGGGGGATTTTCGGCCCTCTACGACGTCCTCTCGGCCCTCGAGGACCGAGGGATGTGCCGGAGAGGCTATTTCGTCGAAGGCCGGGGGACCACGCAGTTCGCGCTCCCGGGCGCGGACGACCGCCTGCGCGCGGCCCGTGAGAGCGACGGTGACGCGCTCCACTGGGTCTCGGCCGTCGATCCGGCGTTCGCTTATGGAGCCGCCCTCCCCTTCCCGGAGACGCGCCCGTCCGCGCACCCCACACGCTCGGCGGGGGCGCACGCCGCGCTCGTCGACGGAGTGCTCGCGGCGTGGGTCTCTCGCGGCGGGGACGGGCTCGTCACGTTTCCGGGCGCCCACGGAGGAGACGGTCGCCTCGCCGCCGATCTGGCCGCGCGCGCCCTCTCCCGCGTGCTCGCCGCGCTCTCGGGCCGAGGGATGCGCGCGTTCTCTCTCCGGACGATCGACGGGCTCGACGCCACGTCCCACCCCGAGCGGTCCACCTTCGAGCAGCACGGCTTCCAGAGACGCGGCGACGCGCTCGTGCTCGCCCACGACGGGCGCGGGCGCGCCGACATGCCCGAGGTGCGACCGTGA
- a CDS encoding SUMF1/EgtB/PvdO family nonheme iron enzyme yields MRGDACDEVEESCKRWLDPPPYQNLRCAEFAPTRCKGTRRPLDFCIDREEAHDADTLLPVVNVSFVAATKACEARGLSLCTEPEWVFACEGEAMLPYPYGLSRDSSACNIDQRNLGGKDGKLRDLRAKVTEFPRCTSPFGVHHMTGNVDEWVHRTKGPQRSVLHGGWWLPGRNRCRATTAEHGPEYSGSQVGYRCCGPRRP; encoded by the coding sequence GTGCGCGGCGACGCGTGCGACGAGGTGGAAGAGTCGTGCAAGCGGTGGCTCGATCCGCCGCCCTACCAGAACCTCCGGTGCGCCGAGTTCGCGCCGACCCGATGCAAGGGGACACGCAGGCCTCTCGACTTCTGCATCGACCGCGAAGAGGCCCACGACGCGGACACCTTGCTTCCCGTCGTGAACGTGTCGTTCGTCGCCGCGACGAAGGCTTGCGAGGCGCGCGGGCTCTCGCTGTGCACCGAGCCCGAGTGGGTGTTCGCGTGCGAGGGAGAGGCCATGCTGCCCTACCCGTATGGCCTCTCGCGAGACAGCTCGGCCTGCAACATCGATCAGCGGAACCTCGGCGGGAAGGACGGAAAGCTCCGCGACCTCCGCGCCAAGGTGACCGAGTTTCCGCGCTGCACGAGCCCCTTCGGTGTGCATCACATGACGGGGAACGTGGACGAGTGGGTGCACCGCACGAAGGGGCCGCAGCGCTCGGTCCTCCATGGGGGATGGTGGCTGCCAGGGCGCAACCGGTGCCGCGCGACGACCGCCGAGCATGGCCCCGAGTACTCGGGCTCGCAAGTGGGGTATCGCTGCTGCGGTCCGCGCCGCCCCTGA
- a CDS encoding siderophore-interacting protein translates to MSAKGTLVRLLGGAFLRRAQVVGVEEVGGFSRVVLRGEVERAEPGTKLQLLLPGDDMRTYTPIATSEGIVLLGWRHAPGPGGRWAASVKEGDELRFVGPQRSLVLPEGRAIVVGDETSVAVAASFEAARAGRVTAVLEASEVTDVRAAAARVGLGSASVLARGDTAGLVDAIVRAREEAPSAAIALTGGSELILRLRAALKERGLADVRTKTYWVPGRQGLD, encoded by the coding sequence ATGTCCGCGAAAGGCACGCTCGTGCGCCTCCTCGGTGGCGCTTTTTTACGGCGCGCGCAGGTCGTCGGGGTCGAGGAGGTGGGAGGATTCTCCCGCGTCGTGCTGCGCGGCGAGGTCGAGCGGGCCGAGCCGGGCACGAAGCTCCAGCTCCTCCTCCCGGGCGACGACATGCGCACCTACACGCCAATCGCCACATCCGAGGGAATCGTGCTGCTCGGGTGGAGGCACGCCCCTGGCCCCGGCGGGCGCTGGGCCGCGAGCGTGAAAGAGGGCGACGAGCTCCGCTTCGTGGGGCCGCAACGCTCCCTCGTGCTTCCCGAAGGGCGCGCGATCGTCGTCGGCGACGAGACGAGCGTCGCCGTGGCCGCGAGCTTCGAGGCCGCGCGCGCGGGACGAGTCACCGCCGTGCTCGAGGCGAGCGAGGTCACCGACGTGCGTGCGGCGGCGGCGCGGGTCGGCCTCGGGTCGGCCTCGGTCCTCGCGCGAGGCGACACGGCCGGCCTCGTCGACGCCATCGTCCGAGCGCGCGAGGAGGCACCTTCGGCGGCGATCGCGCTTACGGGCGGCTCCGAGCTCATCCTCCGTCTGCGCGCCGCGCTGAAAGAGAGAGGCCTCGCCGACGTGCGGACCAAGACGTACTGGGTCCCCGGCCGACAGGGCCTCGACTGA
- a CDS encoding SUMF1/EgtB/PvdO family nonheme iron enzyme has product MSASRRQLAQLRPLVPLFVVATLGVACSARDTPASLGRTELTHASREAHDLAEAASPVAAKPLPETGSSPATDACPDGMVLVSGSYCPEVEQPCEQWMDPPGTKYAHFRCKKYGPSVCKGARVAMRYCIDRTERREASSELPAHFVSFDAARGLCAKAGARVCTESEWQFACEGEAMLPYPYGYERDSKACNVDTFEGLRDKQGKLADHRKAVGASPACTSPFGVVDMAGNVEEWVRADGAGKYGWKQVLKGSYWIPSRHACRQFQVGHGPEYGGQETGTRCCREVGPPP; this is encoded by the coding sequence ATGTCGGCCTCTCGGCGCCAACTCGCGCAGCTCCGCCCGCTCGTGCCCCTCTTCGTCGTGGCCACGCTCGGCGTGGCTTGCTCGGCGCGAGACACGCCCGCGTCTCTTGGGCGGACCGAGCTCACGCACGCCAGCCGGGAGGCGCATGACCTCGCAGAGGCCGCCTCCCCCGTCGCCGCGAAGCCGCTGCCCGAGACAGGATCCTCTCCCGCGACAGACGCATGCCCCGACGGGATGGTGCTCGTGTCGGGCAGTTACTGCCCCGAGGTCGAGCAGCCGTGCGAGCAGTGGATGGATCCTCCGGGCACGAAGTACGCGCACTTCCGGTGCAAGAAGTACGGGCCGTCCGTGTGCAAAGGAGCGCGTGTCGCCATGCGCTACTGCATCGATCGCACCGAGCGGAGAGAGGCGAGCTCGGAGCTCCCGGCGCACTTCGTCTCGTTCGACGCCGCGAGGGGGCTCTGCGCGAAGGCGGGCGCCCGCGTGTGCACCGAGAGCGAGTGGCAGTTCGCATGCGAGGGCGAGGCCATGCTCCCCTACCCGTACGGGTACGAGCGCGACTCGAAGGCGTGCAACGTCGACACGTTCGAGGGCCTCCGCGACAAACAGGGGAAGCTCGCCGACCACCGGAAGGCCGTCGGCGCGAGCCCCGCGTGCACGAGCCCGTTCGGGGTCGTCGACATGGCGGGCAACGTGGAGGAGTGGGTCCGCGCCGACGGGGCGGGGAAGTACGGGTGGAAGCAGGTGCTGAAGGGCTCGTATTGGATCCCGAGCCGGCACGCTTGCCGCCAGTTCCAGGTCGGTCACGGGCCCGAGTACGGGGGCCAAGAGACCGGCACCCGCTGCTGCCGCGAGGTAGGGCCCCCGCCATGA